In Labrus mixtus chromosome 13, fLabMix1.1, whole genome shotgun sequence, a single genomic region encodes these proteins:
- the igfbp5b gene encoding insulin-like growth factor-binding protein 5b gives MFLSFCLLVTFILGLSGCLGSYVPCEPCDQKALSMCPPVPVACQLVKEPGCGCCLTCALSEGQACGVYTGTCVQGLRCLPRSGEEKPLHALLHGRGVCTNEKGYKPAHPPIDHESREHEDTITTEITEELQPAKVPLLPKDIVNSKKVHALRKEQKRKLSKQRLMGSSMDYSPLPIDKHEPEFGPCRRKLDGIIQGMKDTSRVMPLSLYLPNCDRKGFFKRKQCKPSRGRKRGICWCVDKYGVQLPGTDYSGGDIQCKDLESSSSNNNE, from the exons ATGTTTCTGAGTTTTTGCCTCTTGGTGACATTTATCTTGGGGCTGTCCGGGTGCTTGGGCTCATACGTGCCGTGCGAGCCTTGTGACCAGAAGGCGCTGTCCATGTGCCCTCCGGTCCCGGTCGCCTGCCAGCTGGTCAAGGAGCCGGGCTGCGGCTGCTGCCTAACATGCGCGTTGTCCGAGGGACAGGCGTGCGGCGTTTACACCGGGACGTGCGTCCAGGGCCTCCGCTGCCTGCCAAGGAGCGGGGAGGAGAAACCTCTGCATGCCCTTCTCCACGGCAGGGGAGTGTGCACCAACGAGAAAGGATACAAACCTGCCCACCCACCCATAG ATCATGAGTCTCGAGAACACGAGGACACCATAACCACAGAGATTACAGAGGAGCTGCAGCCGGCCAAAGTGCCACTCCTTCCCAAAGACATTGTGAACAGTAAAAAAGTCCACGCCCTTCGCAAGGAGCAGAAGAGGAAGCTGAGCAAGCAGCGCCTTATGGGCTCCTCCATGGACTATTCCCCCCTGCCCATCGACAAGCATGAGCCTGAGTTT GGACCATGCAGGAGGAAACTGGATGGGATCATTCAGGGAATGAAGGATACTTCTCGTGTCATGCCTCTGTCTTTGTACCTTCCCAACTGTGACAGGAAGGGATTCTTCAAGCGCAAGCAG TGCAAGCCATCCCGCGGACGCAAACGAGGCATCTGCTGGTGTGTGGACAAGTATGGTGTTCAGCTCCCTGGCACGGACTACAGCGGAGGGGACATTCAGTGTAAAGACcttgagagcagcagcagcaacaacaacgaGTGA